A window of the Streptomyces sp. NBC_00454 genome harbors these coding sequences:
- a CDS encoding permease yields MAMAVCGVVILVGAGWLDAAAVQAWRTVCLAVIVQALPFLLLGTALSGAINAFVPEGVFTRILPKRPALAVPVAGLAGVVLPGCECASVPVANSLIGRGVTPAAAFAFLLSAPAINPVVLTATAIAFPGSPAMVLARLLASLATAAAMGWLWLWLGREEWLRPVARYTGHQTGRSRWSEFRLGFQHDFLHAGGFLVLGAMAAATFNVAVPRSVLDVVSGSPWLSVLFLAALAVVLAVCSEADAFVAASLTGFSPTARLAFMVVGPMVDLKLIALQAGTFGRPFAVRFSTATTVVAVLSSVLIGGVLL; encoded by the coding sequence ATGGCGATGGCCGTCTGCGGTGTCGTGATCCTGGTCGGCGCCGGATGGCTGGACGCGGCGGCGGTGCAGGCCTGGCGGACCGTCTGTCTCGCCGTCATCGTGCAGGCGCTGCCGTTCCTGCTGCTCGGCACGGCGCTGTCCGGCGCCATCAACGCCTTCGTGCCCGAGGGCGTGTTCACCCGGATACTGCCCAAGCGGCCGGCGCTCGCCGTCCCGGTCGCCGGCCTGGCCGGCGTGGTCCTGCCCGGCTGCGAATGCGCGTCGGTCCCGGTCGCCAACAGCCTGATCGGCCGAGGAGTCACCCCGGCCGCGGCCTTCGCCTTCCTGCTGTCCGCCCCCGCCATCAACCCCGTCGTACTGACCGCCACGGCCATCGCCTTTCCCGGCAGCCCCGCCATGGTGCTGGCCCGGCTCCTCGCCTCGCTCGCCACCGCCGCGGCGATGGGCTGGCTCTGGCTCTGGCTGGGCCGCGAGGAGTGGCTGCGTCCTGTCGCGCGGTACACCGGTCATCAGACGGGGCGCAGCCGCTGGAGCGAGTTCCGGCTCGGTTTCCAGCACGACTTCCTGCACGCCGGGGGATTCCTGGTCCTCGGAGCGATGGCGGCGGCCACCTTCAACGTGGCGGTCCCGCGTTCGGTCCTCGACGTGGTCTCCGGCTCGCCCTGGCTGTCCGTGCTCTTCCTGGCGGCCCTCGCCGTCGTCCTCGCGGTGTGCTCCGAAGCCGACGCCTTCGTGGCGGCCTCGCTCACCGGCTTCTCGCCCACGGCGCGGCTGGCGTTCATGGTGGTCGGCCCGATGGTCGACCTGAAACTCATCGCCCTGCAGGCGGGCACGTTCGGCCGGCCCTTCGCCGTCCGCTTCTCCACCGCCACGACCGTCGTGGCGGTGCTGTCCAGCGTCCTGATCGGAGGAGTGCTGCTGTGA
- a CDS encoding subtilase-type protease inhibitor, which produces MRSITRSLGLSSAAMGLAALTALAGSGAAGAAPTGTEVLYAPSALVLTVTDGTDAAAGTVLRAATLTCAPRPSGTHPAAAAACAELRANGPELDALAEPRADAACTREWAPVTVTADGVWQGRHLSYSYTYANSCGLRNSTGLLFGI; this is translated from the coding sequence ATGCGGTCCATCACCAGGAGTCTGGGGCTTTCGTCCGCCGCCATGGGGCTCGCCGCCCTCACCGCCCTGGCCGGGTCCGGCGCGGCCGGCGCCGCACCGACCGGCACCGAAGTCCTCTACGCACCGTCCGCACTCGTCCTGACCGTCACGGACGGAACCGACGCCGCCGCCGGTACGGTGCTGCGCGCGGCCACCCTCACCTGCGCGCCCCGGCCCAGCGGGACGCACCCGGCTGCGGCCGCCGCCTGCGCCGAGTTACGGGCCAACGGACCCGAGCTCGACGCACTCGCCGAGCCCCGCGCGGACGCGGCGTGTACCAGGGAGTGGGCCCCCGTGACGGTGACGGCCGACGGGGTGTGGCAGGGCCGGCACCTGAGCTACTCCTACACCTACGCCAACTCGTGCGGGCTGCGGAACAGCACGGGCCTGCTGTTCGGCATCTGA
- a CDS encoding GNAT family N-acetyltransferase, giving the protein MTGFEINGASAADMALIRDWADEEGWNPGDSDRFAFTVADPAGFLVGRLGGEPVACISAVRYGEGFGFIGFYIARPEVRGQGYGMRLWKAGMQRLDGRLVGLDGVVEQQDNYRKSGFRSAWNNVRHEGAPRAAAAPVDGADPGKASTTASGVEIVDAATVPFGQLAAYDRRFFPAPRDAFLAAWIGLPGRTALAAVRDGRIEGLGVIRPCSGASRVGPLYAASPAVASALLLRLAEHAPDGVVAVDVPDAHPRATALLAGLGLNPTFEAARMYTGQEPDVDLTGMYGVTSLELG; this is encoded by the coding sequence ATGACGGGATTCGAGATCAACGGCGCGAGCGCCGCGGACATGGCGCTGATCCGGGACTGGGCCGACGAGGAGGGCTGGAACCCGGGGGACTCCGACCGGTTCGCGTTCACCGTGGCCGACCCGGCCGGCTTCCTCGTCGGCCGGCTCGGCGGGGAGCCCGTCGCCTGCATCTCGGCCGTTCGGTACGGGGAGGGCTTCGGCTTCATCGGCTTCTACATCGCCCGCCCCGAAGTCCGCGGCCAGGGCTACGGCATGCGGCTGTGGAAGGCCGGAATGCAGCGGCTCGACGGGAGGCTCGTCGGGCTGGACGGGGTGGTCGAGCAGCAGGACAACTACCGCAAGTCCGGTTTCCGCTCGGCCTGGAACAACGTCCGCCACGAAGGGGCGCCGCGCGCCGCCGCCGCTCCGGTGGACGGGGCGGATCCCGGGAAGGCGTCCACGACCGCCTCCGGGGTGGAGATCGTGGACGCGGCCACCGTGCCCTTCGGGCAGCTCGCCGCCTACGACCGCAGGTTCTTCCCCGCGCCCCGTGACGCCTTCCTCGCCGCCTGGATCGGGCTGCCGGGCCGGACCGCCCTCGCCGCCGTCCGGGACGGCCGGATCGAAGGGCTCGGCGTGATCCGGCCGTGCAGCGGCGCTTCGCGGGTCGGCCCGCTCTACGCCGCCTCCCCGGCGGTGGCTTCGGCCCTGCTGCTGCGGCTCGCGGAGCACGCCCCGGACGGGGTGGTCGCCGTGGACGTACCGGACGCCCACCCGCGCGCCACGGCCCTGCTGGCCGGCCTGGGACTTAACCCGACCTTCGAGGCGGCCCGGATGTACACCGGCCAGGAACCGGACGTGGACCTGACCGGCATGTACGGCGTGACCAGCCTCGAACTGGGCTGA
- a CDS encoding ATP-grasp domain-containing protein, with the protein MATTVLYCSDPLNERRVDSHFAAEAGALRAAGAATALIDHDALLAGDAERAVARVPAGAGELWYRGWMIPVRRYAELAAALRERGGALRVSPEAYRRAHELPGWYEAFAGLTPPSGWLATAPGKTPDPAQLAELAAALPARSGIVKDYVKSRKHQWAEACHLPDLADRAAVHRVVSRFVELQGEDLAGGVVLRAFEQFTAVGDAATEVRVWWRGGEPRLLTAHPDSSHAEFSPPELGPVRAAVAALDCPFVTTDLALRADGVWRVVEVGDGQVSDLHRQADPAAFARLLTAG; encoded by the coding sequence ATGGCGACCACCGTCCTTTACTGCTCCGATCCGCTGAACGAACGCCGGGTCGACTCCCACTTCGCGGCCGAGGCCGGCGCGCTGCGCGCCGCCGGAGCCGCCACCGCGCTCATCGACCACGACGCGCTGCTCGCCGGAGATGCGGAACGGGCCGTGGCCAGGGTGCCCGCCGGGGCGGGGGAGCTCTGGTACCGGGGCTGGATGATCCCGGTGCGGCGGTACGCCGAGCTCGCCGCGGCCCTGCGCGAGCGCGGCGGCGCCCTGCGCGTCAGTCCCGAGGCGTACCGGCGCGCCCACGAACTGCCGGGCTGGTACGAGGCGTTCGCCGGGCTCACCCCGCCCAGCGGCTGGCTGGCGACCGCACCCGGGAAGACCCCCGACCCGGCGCAGCTCGCGGAACTCGCCGCGGCCCTCCCGGCCCGTTCCGGCATCGTCAAGGACTACGTCAAGTCCCGCAAACACCAGTGGGCCGAGGCCTGCCACCTCCCCGACCTCGCCGACCGGGCCGCCGTCCACCGGGTGGTGAGCCGCTTCGTCGAACTCCAGGGCGAGGACCTCGCGGGAGGAGTGGTGCTGCGCGCCTTCGAGCAGTTCACGGCGGTCGGGGACGCGGCCACCGAGGTACGGGTGTGGTGGCGCGGCGGCGAACCCCGGCTGCTGACCGCCCACCCCGACAGCTCGCACGCGGAGTTCTCGCCGCCGGAGCTCGGCCCGGTACGGGCCGCCGTGGCGGCCCTGGACTGCCCCTTCGTCACCACCGACCTCGCCCTGCGCGCGGACGGGGTCTGGCGGGTGGTCGAGGTCGGGGACGGACAGGTGAGCGATCTGCACCGGCAGGCCGATCCGGCGGCGTTCGCACGCCTCCTGACGGCCGGTTAG
- a CDS encoding aminoglycoside N(3)-acetyltransferase: protein MLGAGDLVAGWRKGGVEEGMALMVHASLSSLGRVNGGAAAVVASLREAVGPSGTVAVPAFTWEVADPDPEHVGVPGPEVAARRAAVPLFHPGLAVTRALGSVPEALRALPDSVRSGHPQASVAAVGARAEEVTASQSLGFALGRTSPFGRLHDLGAHILLIGVGHNRNSFLHYVESLAPRPRLRVRRFPMEVAGERVWVETPDVGNDNDTHFPVVGAEFERHAGIAQSRVGGAPCRLLPVPALVDFAVPRLQELLDAERAPAQVIPVPGPVRAPHPRP from the coding sequence ATGCTCGGAGCGGGCGATCTGGTGGCGGGCTGGCGGAAGGGCGGCGTCGAGGAGGGCATGGCGCTGATGGTGCACGCGTCCCTGTCCAGCCTCGGGCGGGTGAATGGCGGAGCCGCCGCGGTGGTGGCGAGCCTGCGCGAGGCGGTGGGCCCCTCCGGGACGGTGGCCGTACCCGCGTTCACCTGGGAGGTGGCCGATCCGGACCCGGAGCACGTGGGTGTGCCCGGCCCCGAGGTCGCGGCGCGGCGGGCGGCGGTGCCGCTGTTCCACCCGGGGCTGGCGGTCACGCGCGCGCTGGGCTCCGTACCGGAGGCCCTGCGGGCCCTGCCCGACAGCGTGCGCAGCGGACATCCGCAGGCTTCGGTGGCGGCGGTGGGTGCCCGGGCGGAGGAGGTCACGGCTAGCCAGTCGCTCGGCTTCGCGCTGGGCCGGACCTCGCCGTTCGGCCGGCTGCACGATCTGGGTGCCCACATCCTGCTGATCGGCGTCGGCCACAACCGCAACTCCTTCCTCCACTACGTCGAGTCCCTCGCCCCGCGGCCACGGCTGAGGGTGCGGAGGTTCCCGATGGAGGTGGCCGGGGAGCGGGTCTGGGTCGAGACTCCCGACGTCGGCAACGACAACGACACGCACTTCCCGGTGGTGGGCGCGGAGTTCGAGCGTCACGCGGGCATCGCGCAGTCGCGGGTGGGCGGTGCGCCCTGCCGCCTCCTGCCCGTGCCGGCCCTGGTGGACTTCGCGGTCCCCCGGCTCCAGGAGCTGCTGGACGCGGAACGGGCCCCGGCCCAGGTCATCCCGGTCCCAGGCCCGGTCCGGGCCCCGCACCCGCGGCCCTGA
- a CDS encoding NAD-dependent deacetylase: MGKPLVAVFSGAGMSTDSGIPDYRGPQGLWRREPDAEKLVTYEYYMADPEIRRRSWLMRAEIGSLGAQPNAAHRAVAELERGGTPVRVITQNVDGLQQLAGMPARKVFELHGSARSVVCTACHARSGMDDALARVAAGEPDPACLVCGGILKAATVMFGERLDPEVLAQAVAVAKGCQVFVAVGSTLQVQPAASLAGMAAEAGARLVIVNAQETPYDSLADEVIREPIGTALPALLRRITGAGPE; this comes from the coding sequence ATGGGAAAGCCGCTCGTAGCAGTGTTCAGTGGGGCCGGGATGTCCACCGATTCCGGGATTCCGGACTACCGGGGGCCGCAGGGGCTGTGGCGGCGGGAGCCCGATGCCGAGAAGCTCGTGACCTACGAGTACTACATGGCAGATCCGGAGATCCGGCGGCGGTCCTGGCTCATGCGGGCGGAGATCGGCTCGCTCGGGGCGCAGCCCAATGCCGCGCATCGCGCCGTGGCCGAACTGGAGCGCGGCGGGACCCCGGTGCGCGTGATCACGCAGAACGTGGACGGGCTCCAGCAGCTCGCCGGGATGCCCGCGCGCAAGGTGTTCGAGCTGCACGGCTCGGCCCGGTCCGTGGTCTGCACGGCCTGTCACGCCCGGTCGGGGATGGACGATGCCCTGGCCCGGGTCGCCGCCGGGGAGCCGGATCCCGCCTGCCTCGTGTGCGGCGGGATCCTCAAGGCGGCGACCGTGATGTTCGGCGAGCGGCTGGACCCCGAGGTCCTCGCGCAGGCCGTCGCCGTGGCCAAGGGGTGCCAGGTCTTCGTGGCGGTCGGGTCGACCCTGCAGGTGCAGCCCGCGGCCTCGCTGGCCGGGATGGCCGCGGAGGCCGGGGCCCGGCTGGTCATCGTGAACGCGCAGGAGACCCCGTACGACTCCCTCGCCGACGAGGTGATCCGCGAACCGATCGGCACCGCCCTGCCCGCGCTGCTCCGGCGGATCACCGGAGCCGGGCCGGAGTAG
- a CDS encoding nuclear transport factor 2 family protein, producing MTETTDPRAVVIRYVEAVRDGDAAVVHGSFAEDATWHYPGDLPISKVWRGREAIVDEFLGGMGPLLVPGTLEIELVGTVAEGDRVVAEWTSKAQTVHGGTYDNRCVGIFKVRDGRISSVVEYADTRHVAAVLFPKLRA from the coding sequence ATGACCGAGACCACCGACCCCAGGGCCGTCGTCATCCGCTACGTCGAGGCCGTCCGCGACGGCGACGCCGCTGTTGTCCACGGGAGCTTCGCCGAGGACGCGACCTGGCACTACCCGGGCGACCTGCCGATCTCGAAGGTGTGGCGGGGGCGCGAGGCGATCGTCGACGAGTTCCTCGGCGGCATGGGCCCGCTCCTCGTTCCCGGGACCCTGGAGATCGAGCTGGTCGGCACGGTGGCCGAGGGCGACCGGGTGGTCGCCGAGTGGACCTCGAAGGCGCAGACCGTGCACGGCGGCACGTACGACAACCGCTGCGTCGGGATCTTCAAGGTCCGCGACGGCCGGATCTCCTCCGTCGTCGAGTACGCGGACACCCGGCACGTGGCGGCGGTCCTCTTCCCGAAGCTCCGAGCCTGA
- a CDS encoding LysR family transcriptional regulator, producing MDLDLTLVRAFAATADTLHFGRAAARLGTSQQALSKRIARLESLLSVRLFERDGGTRLTEAGERFEPAAREALAAGERAVAAALGVGQGVRIEVWGHLYAPMRTIAQAADALGAVPWEPGPARDWASAADALLAGDTDLGFGRVHPLPDGRDAGLSQRLVRLEPVDVVVGASHELAGADELRPADLRDSTLWCPAEPTRLDFMRHFADRFAITRRRGGPNLGVDHLVRHLRADAACFTLFPADAPLPDAAGLRSIPLVAPTPLYAWSLAWRTAHRHPLLDTLLRGFTEAGRARRWLDYAPERDWLPDADRAKLTVGT from the coding sequence ATGGACCTCGACCTCACGCTGGTCCGTGCGTTCGCCGCGACCGCCGACACGCTGCACTTCGGGCGCGCCGCCGCACGGCTGGGCACCAGCCAGCAGGCGCTGTCGAAGCGCATAGCCCGCCTCGAGTCGCTGCTCTCCGTCCGACTGTTCGAACGCGACGGCGGCACGCGGCTGACCGAGGCCGGTGAGCGGTTCGAGCCCGCCGCCCGCGAGGCCCTCGCAGCCGGCGAGCGCGCGGTCGCGGCGGCGCTGGGCGTCGGGCAGGGCGTCCGGATCGAGGTGTGGGGCCATCTCTACGCGCCGATGCGCACCATCGCGCAGGCTGCGGACGCGCTCGGCGCGGTCCCCTGGGAGCCGGGCCCGGCACGCGACTGGGCATCGGCCGCCGATGCGCTGCTGGCCGGTGACACCGACCTCGGCTTCGGGCGGGTGCACCCGCTGCCCGATGGACGCGACGCGGGCCTCTCCCAGCGGCTCGTGCGCCTGGAGCCCGTCGACGTGGTGGTCGGCGCGTCCCACGAGCTGGCAGGCGCGGACGAACTGCGCCCGGCGGACCTGCGCGACAGCACCCTGTGGTGTCCGGCCGAGCCGACCCGGCTCGATTTCATGCGGCACTTCGCCGACCGGTTCGCCATCACGCGGCGTCGGGGCGGCCCCAATCTGGGCGTCGACCACCTTGTCCGGCACCTTCGTGCCGATGCGGCGTGCTTCACGCTGTTCCCCGCCGACGCGCCGCTTCCCGACGCCGCGGGGCTGCGCTCGATCCCGCTGGTCGCGCCGACCCCCCTGTACGCATGGTCGCTCGCCTGGCGAACGGCCCACCGCCACCCACTGCTCGACACCCTGCTGCGCGGCTTCACCGAAGCGGGCCGCGCCCGGCGCTGGCTGGACTACGCGCCGGAGCGCGACTGGCTCCCGGATGCGGACCGGGCGAAGCTCACGGTCGGCACGTAA
- a CDS encoding VOC family protein, producing MADTAGNGFTTCLWFDGNAEAAADYYLSVFKDGKLGRIARYNEAGPGPVGEVMVVEFEINGQKFVGLNGGPQFPFTEAVSFQIHCADDAEADYYYDELTSNGGQESACGWVKDRFGLSWQVVPDGAIDLISDPDPQRAARATAAMMKMKKLDVAEMRRAADAA from the coding sequence ATGGCCGACACGGCAGGCAACGGGTTCACCACATGTCTGTGGTTCGACGGCAACGCGGAGGCCGCCGCCGACTACTACCTGTCCGTCTTCAAGGACGGCAAGCTCGGCCGCATCGCCCGCTACAACGAGGCGGGTCCCGGACCGGTGGGCGAGGTCATGGTCGTCGAGTTCGAGATCAACGGCCAGAAGTTCGTCGGCCTCAACGGCGGCCCGCAGTTCCCCTTCACCGAGGCCGTCTCCTTCCAGATCCACTGCGCCGACGACGCCGAGGCCGACTACTACTACGACGAGCTGACGAGCAACGGCGGCCAGGAATCCGCCTGCGGCTGGGTCAAGGACAGGTTCGGACTGTCCTGGCAGGTCGTCCCGGACGGGGCCATCGACCTGATCTCCGACCCGGACCCGCAGCGCGCCGCCCGCGCGACCGCCGCCATGATGAAGATGAAGAAGCTGGACGTGGCGGAGATGCGGCGGGCGGCGGACGCCGCCTGA
- a CDS encoding roadblock/LC7 domain-containing protein, producing MSTVPAEAEAEILAELRRLRSRVPQLTGALAASSDGFVLAQDGAAAEAESVAALTAAALGVAQRLSDCTGQGGFRELLVRGEEGYVATYAAGDAAVLTLTAEQRVNVGRLHLEARRSSLRIAELIDHSLGRRGLGQAT from the coding sequence ATGAGTACGGTGCCCGCCGAAGCCGAGGCCGAGATACTCGCCGAGCTCCGGCGGCTGCGCTCCCGGGTCCCCCAGCTGACCGGCGCCCTCGCCGCGAGTTCCGACGGGTTCGTCCTCGCCCAGGACGGCGCGGCCGCCGAGGCCGAGTCGGTGGCCGCCCTGACCGCGGCCGCGCTCGGAGTGGCCCAGCGGCTCAGCGACTGCACCGGGCAGGGCGGCTTCCGCGAACTGCTCGTGCGCGGGGAGGAAGGCTACGTCGCCACCTACGCGGCGGGCGACGCGGCGGTACTCACCCTGACCGCCGAGCAGCGGGTCAACGTAGGGCGCCTCCACCTCGAGGCCCGCCGCTCCAGCCTGCGCATAGCCGAGCTGATCGACCACAGCCTCGGCCGCCGGGGCCTGGGCCAGGCCACCTGA
- a CDS encoding transcriptional regulator, whose translation MTATAAPSASSPAPGPAAVSPLLTRLAAERATGALFRERGTLFLEDGRVVHAESPATPGLDVLLTTGGGLAPERWTEAVNQAGARRQVARFLVDSGGMAGGELEICHLAAIFDAAFFALSPGSGPSRFRRGATHWIGSVRSVPAEAVERETRRRRELLDAVWPYPLLDTSPVVPRPAAPGQTVTARQRILLARADGVRTPADLAWVLGRPAFHTLLDVRRLAAAGLVETPYAPAAGPEPVPEPSLPEWMTQSQSPDVALLRRLRDALEASL comes from the coding sequence GTGACCGCCACCGCCGCCCCGTCGGCCTCGTCCCCCGCCCCCGGCCCGGCCGCCGTCTCGCCCCTGCTCACCCGCCTCGCCGCCGAGCGCGCCACCGGAGCCCTGTTCCGCGAACGCGGAACCCTCTTCCTGGAGGACGGCCGGGTCGTGCACGCGGAGAGCCCGGCCACCCCCGGCCTCGACGTCCTGCTCACCACCGGCGGCGGCCTCGCCCCCGAACGCTGGACCGAGGCCGTGAACCAGGCCGGCGCCCGCCGCCAGGTCGCCCGCTTCCTCGTCGACAGCGGAGGCATGGCGGGCGGCGAACTGGAGATCTGCCACCTCGCCGCGATCTTCGACGCCGCCTTCTTCGCGCTCTCCCCGGGCAGCGGCCCCTCCCGGTTCCGCCGCGGGGCCACGCACTGGATCGGCTCCGTCCGGTCGGTCCCGGCGGAGGCCGTGGAGCGGGAGACCCGGCGGCGCCGGGAACTGCTCGACGCGGTCTGGCCCTACCCGCTGCTCGACACCTCCCCGGTCGTGCCCCGCCCCGCCGCCCCGGGCCAGACCGTCACCGCCCGGCAGCGGATCCTGCTGGCCCGCGCGGACGGCGTACGGACCCCCGCCGATCTCGCGTGGGTCCTGGGCCGGCCGGCGTTCCACACCCTGCTCGACGTACGGCGCCTCGCCGCGGCCGGACTCGTCGAGACCCCGTACGCACCGGCGGCGGGTCCGGAACCCGTCCCGGAGCCCTCCCTGCCCGAATGGATGACGCAGTCGCAGTCCCCGGACGTGGCGCTCCTGCGCCGGTTACGCGACGCACTGGAGGCAAGCCTGTGA
- a CDS encoding LysR family transcriptional regulator → MLDPRKLKLLVDVARTGTIAGAALHADITASAASQQLSALERQAGCPLLERSGRSVRLTAAGHTLVTHATRVLTEIEAAEEALRDIAGLRDGQLRIATFASAAEPFTVPALAAFRRTHPGLDVSLTELEPELALPSLAAGSLDLAVTHQYPHLPEPDLRGLRQVLLRREKLLLAVGPRARPPLDGPVRLGDFARTAWASTTPSTGFQAVTEGICRAAGFEPDIAFRADSYPMLLSLVAADFAVALVPQSAADRRCAISFHDIAEPAHLVRDIYATVRTGDRSPATDSMVRHLSRQLGG, encoded by the coding sequence ATGCTCGACCCCCGGAAACTGAAGCTGCTCGTCGACGTCGCGCGTACGGGCACCATCGCGGGTGCCGCGCTGCACGCCGACATCACGGCTTCCGCCGCCTCCCAGCAGCTGTCCGCACTGGAACGCCAGGCGGGCTGCCCGCTGCTGGAGCGCTCCGGTCGGAGCGTACGCCTGACCGCGGCAGGGCACACCCTGGTCACGCACGCCACCCGCGTGCTCACCGAGATCGAGGCCGCCGAGGAGGCGCTGCGCGATATCGCGGGGCTGCGCGACGGCCAGTTGCGCATCGCCACCTTCGCCTCCGCCGCCGAGCCCTTCACCGTGCCGGCGCTGGCCGCGTTCCGCCGGACCCATCCCGGGCTCGATGTCAGCCTGACCGAGCTGGAACCGGAACTGGCCCTGCCGTCGCTGGCGGCCGGCAGCCTGGACCTGGCGGTCACCCACCAGTACCCGCACCTCCCGGAACCGGACCTGCGCGGACTGCGGCAGGTGCTGCTGCGCCGGGAGAAACTGCTGCTCGCCGTGGGCCCGCGCGCCAGGCCACCGCTCGACGGGCCGGTCCGGCTCGGCGACTTCGCCCGTACCGCCTGGGCCTCGACCACGCCCAGCACCGGGTTCCAGGCGGTCACCGAGGGGATCTGCCGGGCCGCCGGCTTCGAACCGGACATCGCCTTCCGCGCCGACAGCTACCCGATGCTGCTCTCCCTGGTGGCCGCGGACTTCGCGGTCGCACTGGTGCCGCAGAGCGCGGCGGACCGGCGCTGCGCGATCTCCTTCCACGACATCGCCGAACCGGCCCACCTCGTACGGGACATCTACGCCACCGTCCGCACCGGCGACCGGAGCCCGGCGACGGATTCGATGGTCCGCCACCTGTCACGCCAGCTCGGCGGCTGA
- a CDS encoding M48 family metallopeptidase: METSSVTRPAELRRCPECGATATVDGRYVDWCEECDWNVDPGAPEPARGRLETVRRRLAHQYGEQLAAEIAGSGGEAGPGRLDASSMLAIGISLLVHAVTVGLVVIAGVLIIGGWYTVVQPLLGALLLGIVAVLWPKPQRLPKHAPVLYRADAPRLFDLVDEVAAAVGTSGVHAVVVDPSANAAVTNYGIRRRRMLILGLGLWEILSPQERVALLGHELGHFANGDLRSKFVTHWAMGALARWYYFLLPKPPHNLVDLFVNTMLFLPRWAVYGLIHLLDGLTMRASQRAEYLADTGAARAGSTEAAVLLMDRLLIGGAVDAELRRDAVAAGVRGGSAGREAREAAERGLWERLAARMGSVPESEYERLRRVSARRGHSVDDTHPPTHLRRRCLLSSAPHPAEVVFDSSRIAAVAAELAPLREELARRVIRDYAG; the protein is encoded by the coding sequence ATGGAAACCAGCAGCGTCACGAGACCGGCGGAGCTGCGCCGGTGCCCGGAGTGCGGGGCCACCGCCACCGTGGACGGACGGTACGTCGACTGGTGCGAGGAATGCGACTGGAACGTGGATCCGGGCGCTCCGGAGCCGGCCCGGGGGCGCCTGGAGACCGTACGGCGGCGCCTCGCCCACCAGTACGGGGAACAGCTGGCGGCCGAGATCGCGGGGAGCGGGGGCGAGGCCGGGCCCGGACGGCTGGACGCGTCGAGCATGCTGGCCATCGGGATCTCGCTGCTGGTGCACGCGGTGACCGTGGGGCTGGTGGTGATCGCGGGGGTACTGATCATCGGGGGCTGGTACACCGTGGTCCAGCCCCTGCTCGGTGCGCTCCTGCTGGGGATCGTGGCGGTGCTGTGGCCGAAGCCCCAGCGGCTGCCGAAGCACGCGCCGGTGCTGTACCGGGCGGACGCTCCGCGGCTGTTCGACCTGGTCGACGAGGTCGCGGCGGCCGTCGGGACCTCGGGAGTGCACGCCGTGGTGGTGGACCCGTCGGCCAACGCGGCGGTCACGAACTACGGCATCCGGCGGCGGCGCATGCTGATCCTGGGGCTCGGACTGTGGGAGATCCTCTCGCCGCAGGAGCGGGTGGCCCTGCTGGGGCACGAACTCGGGCACTTCGCCAACGGTGACCTCCGCTCCAAGTTCGTGACGCACTGGGCGATGGGGGCCCTGGCCCGCTGGTACTACTTCCTGCTCCCGAAGCCCCCGCACAACCTGGTGGACCTGTTCGTGAACACCATGCTGTTCCTGCCGCGCTGGGCCGTGTACGGGCTGATCCACCTGCTCGACGGCCTGACGATGCGGGCTTCGCAGCGGGCGGAGTACCTGGCCGACACCGGAGCGGCCCGCGCCGGGTCCACGGAGGCCGCCGTCCTGCTGATGGACCGGTTGCTGATCGGCGGCGCGGTCGATGCCGAGCTGCGGCGCGATGCGGTGGCGGCCGGGGTCCGCGGTGGATCCGCGGGCCGCGAGGCGCGCGAGGCCGCCGAGCGGGGGCTCTGGGAGCGGCTCGCCGCACGGATGGGCTCCGTGCCCGAGAGCGAGTACGAGCGGCTGCGCCGGGTTTCCGCCCGGCGCGGCCACTCCGTCGACGACACCCACCCGCCGACCCACCTGCGGCGCCGCTGCCTGCTGTCGAGCGCCCCGCACCCGGCCGAGGTGGTCTTCGACTCCTCCCGCATCGCGGCTGTCGCGGCCGAACTCGCTCCGCTCCGCGAGGAGCTGGCCCGCCGGGTGATACGCGACTACGCGGGCTGA